The following DNA comes from Hyphococcus flavus.
TGGTGCCGTTGATGATGGCGATGCCGCGCGGCGCGCCCGCCATTAAGAGCGGCTCCGTCAGGCTGCGATGAATGGGGATAGAGTAACCTTCGATCATTGCCTTTCCCTTCAAACCAGCGCGCCGCCGCCGAAGGAGAAAAAAGCGAGGAAGAAGCTCGTCGCGGCGAATGCGATCGAGAGCCCGAAAACAATCTGAATAAGGCGGCGGAATCCGCCGGACGTATCCCCGAACGCAAGTGACAGTCCGGTGATAATAATGATGATGACAGCCACGATGCGCGCGACAGGCCCCTCAATCGAGGCGAGAATTTGCGTCAATGGCGCTTCCCACGGCATGCCAGATCCCGCAGCGTGAGC
Coding sequences within:
- a CDS encoding TrbC/VirB2 family protein; translated protein: MIARNYSRALHLSALLAVVLLFFSGHAHAAGSGMPWEAPLTQILASIEGPVARIVAVIIIIITGLSLAFGDTSGGFRRLIQIVFGLSIAFAATSFFLAFFSFGGGALV